The sequence below is a genomic window from Rudanella lutea DSM 19387.
CGGGGCCGCAGCAGGCAGCTTTTGGGCTTACCTCTTGTGCGGAGATAACAGCCGGTTTCTGGGCAAAGACCGTGACACTGAAAATTCCCCGACGCCGGGTTTCATCCACGGGTTGCCGATACTCGGCGATCTCGGCCTCGGTCAGATACTGTTGGAGTACCTCGTCGGGCAAGCCGATTTCGCGCTCTTTCTGGATCGTGATGTTGACGAACCCAGCCTCGGCCACCCGTTGCAGGTATTCCTCTTTCTGAATCGCTCCCGACACACAACCCACGTACAGCTCGGCATCGCGCCGGAGGTTTTCGGGTAGTTCGCCCTGCAATACAATGTCGGAAATGCTGAAATGCCCGCCCGGCTTCAGGATTCGGAAGGTTTCGGCAAAGGCCTGCGCCTTGTTGGGCACCAGATTCATCACGCAGTTGCTCACGACCACGTCGGCCAGATTTTCGGGCAGCGGCATCTCTTCGATATCGCCGTACACAAACTCCACATTAGTGTAGCCGAGGGTTTTGGCATTCTTACGGGCTCGGTCGATCATGGCGGGTGTCATATCGAGGCCAATCACGCGGCCTGTCTCACCGGTTTCGGCCCGCGCCACGAAACAGTCGTTGCCAGCCCCGGAGCCCAGATCCACCACCACATCGCCCGGTTTGATCTGGGCAAATTGCGTGGGGAGTCCACAACCCAAACCCAAATCGGCTTCGGCTACATATCCGGTCAGGGCATCGTACCCTACGGCCATGT
It includes:
- a CDS encoding arsenite methyltransferase; its protein translation is METAQQIKEVVRQKYGAIAELSEADGCGCGPTSCCGPQTASNIPIDMAVGYDALTGYVAEADLGLGCGLPTQFAQIKPGDVVVDLGSGAGNDCFVARAETGETGRVIGLDMTPAMIDRARKNAKTLGYTNVEFVYGDIEEMPLPENLADVVVSNCVMNLVPNKAQAFAETFRILKPGGHFSISDIVLQGELPENLRRDAELYVGCVSGAIQKEEYLQRVAEAGFVNITIQKEREIGLPDEVLQQYLTEAEIAEYRQPVDETRRRGIFSVTVFAQKPAVISAQEVSPKAACCGPDCC